The nucleotide window AAATTGCGAGTGAGGGGCCTGGCGGAGGAAAACTTCCAGCAGGAAAGaagggcggggggggggtatgGCGGACAGAAGCCTCCATCACATTGCAATGGACCATGTGTGTTTtgccttcttcatctcctgACAGGTAGTCTAGGTCCAGTCCCGATGCTAACTCGATGAGATGATATGGCAATATGGGTTGGGTGAACAGCACACACTGCCGATTCAGACCAGGGCCGCATCATAACCAGCTCAAGCCGTCTAGTCGCTGTAAGACAGTCATGGCCGTCGTGTCCGTGCCGATAGATGCGGGATAGATGATCGGATTGCTGATGACATGCAGCAGGTCTAGTCAAGTTTCTTGTGCTAGACTGTGTGCAAGTGTTGGATACTCAATGGCGGGCTCCTTGTGGGCAAAGGCCGAGTCCAGTACGGATATCTGTACACAATCAGGTGTCATGACCGCGTGGAAGGTAGTATTCCAGCTTGCGTGTAGAAAGACTCTCCACAATAGTGATTGGGCATTGGGAAAGCAGAGACAACGACCACATCCGAGACGGAGCAGGATAACAAAACCGAGTATTTAGGCAATTGATGTTCTTTTTATTTACTTCGAGTAGCGTATATCACTGGCTTGTATTTTTACTATCTTGTTCCTGCTTTTTTGGCAAGGCCTCGCCAGAACGAATACTCCAGATATCCCTGCGTAGCATCAAGTAGCATATGGGTGTGCGCAGTGGATGTGTGAGAACAAGGGCGGCCGAGCGGACCAGCGGCTTCTCCTTACCTACGTAGGTAGCACCTATCTAGCTACATTACACATGGAAGAGGAAAGTCAGTAGCGGTATCTGCCAATCGGCAATACTTATTACGGGATGGTTGCCCGAATGATTCGccctgccttgcccttggtgCCTGCTTTTGTTGCCTTGCGCGcagaaagggggaaaagtTTCACCTCCACCTTCATCGCAGAGCTAGCTAGGCCTTGCGCGTCTCGAAGCTCTGGAATCTGGGGAAGGAGCTGCCTTACAACTGACCTCAcctgccgccgctgtcgccgcctGTGCCCGATTGAGGATTGAGTACCCGACCCGGCCGCTGCACCATCATTTCTTCCTGAGTTTCCCGGCGTTTCCCCCTTCATCACGAGCTGCATTTCTCGCCCGTCcaccctacctacctacccacctaCCTACGATACTATACCTCATCCTCATTTCCTCCTCCACAACTTACGTTCCCCTCCAACACTCCCTGTGCCAGCTAGCCAGCTCTGACCTGAGAACCCGCGTCTCGCCTACTGCCACCCGCTCACgcccacacacacaaacacataACACACACGCgcacgcgcacacacacaagcTACAAACGGCCCACTTTACAAAGCATCATCACGGAGGCGCTCCAACGTTGAGCTGCGGGTTTACGCTCGGCGCATGCTTCAGTAGTCAGGGCACCAAGGGGGAAAGAGGGGCAGCCGCTGCTGTCAATCTCCTACCTCGTGTGTCTTCCGCCATCGCTCTTTCGCCTTGACGACAAGGAGTTGCaacaccgacgacgagaagtTCTCTTCACCTTCGACCCTTCTGCCCTCTGTCTTTACTTGCGCACACCCTCCAGTTGAGCCTCGACCTTTCGCGAACCATTTAGCCGCCCAACGCTACTGCTCAGTGCTGTTAAAACACATACCCCCGATCAAAGCTTGATATTCCCGTCCTAGATCGATGCCTACCAACGCCCGCCTTTGAACGGCCTCATTATGTCAATTCCCAAACAAGGCCTTCAAAGTCGAGTTTGCCTGGTAGACTCGGCTCGAGGCTACCATCAGTCAACCTGAAGCGCGCAAGCACCGCCGATATGGAGGAGGCATCCGGTACCCAACAGCAGGCTCAGCCTGGCGCCGGCTCTGACTCCTCCGGGGGACCGCCTGCTACGTCCGCCCCTGCGCCTACATCCATTCCTATACCTGCGCCGTCGGTCAATTCGGCTCCCACGCCGTCCGTGAGTGGCAGCTCTGGTGCCGGCCAATTGTCCAAGAGAAGGCGGGGTTTGGGCGTCGTGACGCCGAATGCTTGCACCGAGTGTCGCAAAAAGCGCGCCAAAGTAAGTGACCGCGACCGTGATATCTCGTCCCCCCGCTACGGGTTCCCGTCTCCATGGAACCGCGTACTAATGCATTGCCCTTCAGTGCGATGGCCAGAAGCCGTGTGGCCGCTGCAAAGCCCAGAAGGATGTCGAGTGCGTCTACGAGATTCCAGTTCGCCAATCCAAGGAGCACCTTCGAAGCGAAATTGAGCAACTTCGCCACCGCCAGCGGTCCAGCGACCAGGTTATTGCTGCCCTTGTACGCTCCGATATGTGGGAGGATGTATTGCAACGGTTACGAGGGGGCCAGTCCCTAGAATCGGTCTCGGAATGGCTAGGCGGTACCCTTCCCTCCGGCGGTGGTTCGAGAACATCTCTCAGCCGCCCTACTGAGCATGCCGGTGACGCGAACGCTGGCGGATCAGGTGCCCGCACGGGGTTTCCAGGATCGACACCAGCGCCAATCAGAACGAGAAATGTCGGAGGTCCTGGATCTGTGGCCATGAGCCCCATCACAGGGCAATCTAACTTGCGTCAGGATATCGATCCCAACAGCCCGTGGCACCTCTCATCGCACAGCCAGAGTACCCGGAGTAATTCGCACCCCGATGTGATGAACTGGAGTGCAGACAACAATAGTAACAAGCCGCCACAGGGCTTGTTCGATACATGGGGGGAGTCAACAAGCAACACGGAGACTTCAGAAGGCGGGTCCAAGTATCAAGGCCTTGACCAGGTGCTCGCGCCGCTCGATCTGCCAGATATGAAGCTGCCCCCTGAGGATTGGACGAACATTACCGACGATGGCTCCCTGGTGCAGCACCTCCTGGCTCTATACTTCTGCTGGGAGTACCCGACCTTTGCTTCCCTGAGCAAAGAGCACTTTCTAAGGGATTTCCAGAATGGCGTCCATCGTTACTGCTCACCCATACTGGTGAATGCGCTCTTGGCCTTGGGATGCCGGTTTTCCAGCAAGTCCAGCACGAGAGCGAACCCCAACGATCCGTACACCTCGGGGGATCATTTTTTCAAAGAGGCCCAACGTCTATTCTATCTCCAAGACAACCACCACAATCTAACCACAATTCAAGCCTTGGGCATAATGTCGATAAGAGAAGCAAGCTGCGGCCGGGACTCGGAAAGTTGGTATTATGCAGGGCAGAGCATTCGTTTGGCTATTGAGATGGGTCTCCACCAGCTAGAAGAGGAtggagatgacga belongs to Colletotrichum higginsianum IMI 349063 chromosome 5, whole genome shotgun sequence and includes:
- a CDS encoding Fungal specific transcription factor, producing MEEASGTQQQAQPGAGSDSSGGPPATSAPAPTSIPIPAPSVNSAPTPSVSGSSGAGQLSKRRRGLGVVTPNACTECRKKRAKCDGQKPCGRCKAQKDVECVYEIPVRQSKEHLRSEIEQLRHRQRSSDQVIAALVRSDMWEDVLQRLRGGQSLESVSEWLGGTLPSGGGSRTSLSRPTEHAGDANAGGSGARTGFPGSTPAPIRTRNVGGPGSVAMSPITGQSNLRQDIDPNSPWHLSSHSQSTRSNSHPDVMNWSADNNSNKPPQGLFDTWGESTSNTETSEGGSKYQGLDQVLAPLDLPDMKLPPEDWTNITDDGSLVQHLLALYFCWEYPTFASLSKEHFLRDFQNGVHRYCSPILVNALLALGCRFSSKSSTRANPNDPYTSGDHFFKEAQRLFYLQDNHHNLTTIQALGIMSIREASCGRDSESWYYAGQSIRLAIEMGLHQLEEDGDDDEFAVQAATFWGAFALDHAWSLATGSLPQCSCFPHLPPKPAIIDDIEASLWIPYTDDGKFLLSLQNTPSMPSAQGSTFPSGAPLQRSAEQPSNVRSVYKCFCELSELVHQSLYILHSPGRPLTSRDLLGIYTQYLNWYDRIPEVLRLGHNFTPAVLFAHMYYHFAILLLFRPLIKLRIIGSKLLPRDVCGQAADAIQGLLRSYSQLYTLRRTPSFVPYFVLTSSIMHLAIGAACAPQQKGFEATAQSNVDPPAQPPYPPRVVEAIKQGIRDLEEMAPCHHFAEQALNILRYLAKKWNIDVDMGEMVRSDAEYAHLVRPYTSSLNFFAPNVIEDDFICTWGGSTDETEMPNPETAMGAKGTEAEKPSVSRAAKVLENPLFWPFPMQGRPMLPTGRELEKAGFERI